The proteins below come from a single Corylus avellana chromosome ca3, CavTom2PMs-1.0 genomic window:
- the LOC132173808 gene encoding uncharacterized protein LOC132173808 produces MGDFSIQISSNLLNRLADDTEKLKKKTRRSKAKVPQEPRQPQTKVNQKQISGDSEPSKGAAPPPGWPLQPPLFLPVNPPAQSTYTELDAIRSVIHDSERVLERLQKQEENMVQEVTQRAKDLRDKEFKLPYQKPMPCLAENDAWLACYKEHAKDSLKCSPLVKTFEDCIRRARQQVSSAEK; encoded by the coding sequence ATGGGTGACTTTTCAATTCAGATTAGCAGCAACCTTCTTAATCGGCTTGCTGATGACACCGaaaagttgaagaagaaaactAGAAGGTCTAAAGCTAAGGTACCACAGGAGCCTAGACAGCCCCAAACTAAGGTAAACCAGAAGCAGATTTCTGGTGATTCTGAACCGTCCAAGGGGGCTGCTCCTCCTCCAGGATGGCCATTGCAGCCTCCATTGTTCCTACCAGTAAACCCTCCTGCACAATCTACCTACACAGAATTGGATGCAATTCGATCTGTCATTCACGATAGTGAGAGGGTTTTGGAGAGGTTGCAGAAGCAGGAGGAGAACATGGTGCAGGAAGTAACACAAAGAGCAAAGGATCTCCGTGACAAGGAGTTCAAGCTTCCATACCAGAAGCCCATGCCCTGCTTGGCTGAGAATGATGCTTGGTTGGCCTGCTACAAGGAGCATGCCAAAGACTCCCTGAAATGTTCGCCTCTGGTTAAAACCTTTGAAGATTGTATTCGCAGAGCTAGGCAGCAAGTGAGTTCAGCGGAGAAGTAG